aaaacaagCATAGTCAAGAAGAACCACCGGACGGATAAGTTTGCGAGGCATCGAGTGATTCGGAAGGGGCAGCAAGATCGTCGATTACTTGGGCATGCTGGGGCCATGGAATCAAGCTCATTGGTGGAAAACAACAAGAGCAGTCCTCTTGGCAAGGCTGTAGGGTATCGAAACCCGACCCATAATCATTGCCCTGAAAGAAAGCATCCCCGTCGTGGGAGGGGGACGATGCGTCCCTGAGTGGGCCCCAGCACTCGACCTTGTTGAATTCCGGAATGTTTGAGTGGAAATACACCCAAACCAAAGACTCTTGTAGCTCCGGGTAGTTTTTGAACAAGTCCTCATCTCCATGCACAAAAGCCTTCAACACCTAATTATTCATGATATATATTTATACTTTGTTATATGAGTTGAGATCTATCAACATATGTACTATAAATTATGATGATAGCTATATTGttgttattaattaattaccaCAGGAAGTTCTTTGCAAAAAATGAAGTATCTGAGCCTGGAGAAAAGGTCTAAGAGGAAGTGACCACCACTAATGTGACAATGGACGTGGAGAGACATCTTCCCTTTGATTTTCTTCCACTCCGCCACCACTTCATCTCTTTGTAACTTGTTGTACCATCCTTGCAACTGCATCCACAATTTACATATTCATTCCACCAAATCTAATTATTaaacatatatatttaattaattactatagtatccttaaaatacacaaattgaaaaaaaattattataggTTGAATTCACATATTTAATTTGTAGTGCAAGTCAATTTGAGTTAGATTATTGACATAGTTGTGTCATTTTTCGTTGCGTCTTGTATAAGTATAATATGTCTCGCTCATAAATTTTAGTGAAATTGGGCAACTAATTATGATAATCATCATAAATAAGTAAGCCAAAAATAGACGCGACgtagtattaaaaaaagaaaaatctagAAGATCCCAGTCATCATCCATCTTCAAAGTGGACCGACCGCTCAAAAATAGTTtttccaaaatatttaaaaaaataaaaaaagatcgataaaaaggaaaattaaatATAGTAATTACCTGGGAATTGTTAATGGTTTGAGAGATGGCTAGAGTGAGCTTGGAAGTGATGTCACTGTGTGTAAGTGTGTATGTTCTTGGATGCTTTCCTGGATGCTTTTTCTCTGCCCCTAAAAACAGGACTTTGAGCTTTGATGCCTCAAATATTGCCGGCCCAAATAATCTTGCAACCTAACCGATGATCACACAATCTATATAATTCAGTTTATAATTAACTAAATCCactattcaaataaaataaaataaaataaaaaaaacttacagGGAAGATGGATATATTTTTTCTGTGTCTGCTTGTTGTTCTGTGCAGAAATAAAGCGTTTCTTTCATCTGTTAATGGAGATTTTGATGGGAGGAGCAACGCAGCTGCCATGGTTCCCATCTAATTGAAATACTACAAAATTCAGAAAATGAGAAAAGGGTGTTTTAATTAATGGAGACTTGTGTTTTGAGTCAGAGAAGAGTGGGGAATAAATGAAGGCCAAAAATCAGGAGGTTGCTTTTTGGGGAATGTTTcccacttttttttctttttcttggtcTGTGATTCGGTGTTTTAAGCTTTGTTTGGATGCCAAAATGTTTGGAAAACTTGGAAGTTTGGCATtcatagtgtgtgtgtgtgttgagcGAAGGGGGATCGTGTCAAGAGCGGTTGGGTTGGGGGTTGCTTCTACTCTTAAATATTCTTGGATGGATACTACTAAACCACGTAAATATTCTTGCCTATTTTGgcattatttcaattttcttaaaataaatgGCTCAGGACTCTGGAGATCATCGGCAATACACAACAAACAAGTTCAGTAGTTATCTTGTTTCATATTTGGTCAAAAATTACATTCCAATGAGCAAGGaacaaataaaatttaagaaTTATTTTTGTGTTATATTTGGTCAGAAATAAATATTCAGTATTATCTTTGTTTTATATTTGGTCGACATCACAATTCTTTAATTTTGAATCTTTATGGTTTACTTTGACAGAAATGGTGCTATTAGAATCGGATTATTATTAACATATTACAAGTTTACAACAAATATTATCAGTATGTTTTGCACAAATATTATCAATATTAGTATGTTCTTTAGGGGTGCTGTGGTTTAAATTACAGAGTTCGTTTGCTTACATATGAAAGTTTGGATATACTTTCTTGGGCATGTTATTAGTAATTCGGTAGTGTAGTCATCATAACTTAAAAATGTTGAATATTAATcatattttgtgttttcaatatttaatactccctcagtcTCATTACATGTGAGATATTTTTTTGAGCATATATTTTtaagagtaaaataaagtagataGAGATAAATAAAGTGTTGTTTTTTGCCCATAAAATGAAATGTCTCACTTATAGTGCGACGACCTTAAAAGGATTAATGCGTCTCGCTTAtaatgagacagagggagtaatacaaATCACCGCAATCTAtgttttctaaaaaaataatgtattaattttgtgaaaGGTTAGACTTATATTGTACTttatataatatgataataaaatGATGAACCACTCTTGATATTACTCGTTtcataatagatgacatactTGATGAGTGACACGtaattttaggagatgttgttttgtgtattaagtggagagataaaataatatatttatattaatgtgagagagatagctttttccaaaaaaagaaatgtgacatgCTTCAGGGGatgaactaaaaaaaatatgacatcCATTATGGAACGagtggagtactatattaaGGAATTTGACTCAATTAATGATAAGTATGATACTTGTCGTCTTTGTTAAGATgacatattatataaaaaaaatctcagTATCCATctctaaaaaggaaaaaaaagtaaaaggaaatagataaaaataaattgaataatgaaGTACGCCCTTAAAATAGTTTAGACGTTTATTATGtgcacaagatttaagaaaatgacgtTTAAAGgttaaataagagagaataagagagtcaataaatatgaaagtgaataaagctttttataaaaaaaagaaaataattcaattattttaacagaattaaaaaaatatggagtacaatTCTACTACCTTCAAATAGATGAAATATTACATTTTaagaataattataattattaatggAATATTTAACTATAGTGTTATTTTAGTTTCCCGGGAGAAGAGAGAGAGCAAGCCCTCTATTTTCCTGCAATTCGACATTTGTTTTTATTACACCCAAAAAAGACTTGTTCAAGATTCAGAAGCATTTCCATATGGATTCTTCTTCTACATTGCCGCCATCGACCTCCGCCACGCCGCCGCTGACCTCGCTGGAGGAGGTTGTGTACAAGACCAAAGTGATTGAATTCTTCGACCGAACAGCTCCCATCATTCTCCAAAACAATAATGGCCCCTGCCCTCTCCTCTCTATATGTACGCCCTTCTTTCTACATCTAGGGCTTTCTTTATTCATATCACCATCAATGCTGCCAAACCTATCTACTTTTTTTGGTGACTTTCATGGAACAAATTGAACATTTTCGGACGAATCTGAGATGGTTGAATTTATTTTGTGATATAATGTGAATGGCACCAAAAAGCGTAACACAGACTGAAGAGTTTTTGACCAATGGAATGTTTAAAGTGTAGATATTGCTCTTCAATACCACGTTGGAGAAAGTGATATAAAGAGTATCAGTAACAATTTCAAGGCATTGCTATATCAATTGTGTGTAGTGAAATTTTTTAGGCAATATAGAGGAAACAAATTCGATTAGCTGCAGCTGTGTACTTAGTGATCTGAATCTGCACTGAGTTTCCTTTAGGCTTCTAGTAGCATTTATGCAGACTGACAATTTCATAGTGGATGAGGTTTTGTATTTACATTTGATAGTGATATATGCTGTATGAGTCTTGTTATTCAACCAAATGCACTGATGCCATCGTGACAACCGTTCTCATTTTTATGCAATTGTTACCTTGGTTGACTGCAATTTCTCCCCTACTAACTCAATTACTGTTTTTATGTAATAGGTAATGTTCTCTCCCTAAAGAACAGTTTGAGTTTGAGTCTGGATACACCAGAGGTTTCGCAGGATAAATTGCTTTCTCTGGTCGCTGACCGGTTGATTAATTCGAACAGTAAAATTGATGTAATTTCTTTCTTGTCCACTCCTTTTTCATCAATAGATTAGTTTGCATTGTTCATACAATATGATCTTCCTTTGCATACATTCCCATATTTCTTCGAAACCTGACCTGTTTGATCTCAGCTAACGTGAGTTTGTTAATGTTGTGACAGAACAAAGATGCTGGCTATGTTAAGAATCAGCAGCAGAATATTACTGATGCTATTGATTTACTTCCTAGGCTCACAACTGGCATTGATGTGAATATAAAATTCAGAAGGTGGATTAGGTTTCTTGTTAATAGTTTTCTGGTTTTCATTTTTCACATCTCAGAGGTTAACACTACTAATATATAATCACATGTTACTAGATATATTCTGATAAATGTATATCTGAATTTTCAGAATTGATGATTTTGAGTTCACTCCAGAATGTGCAATATTTGATTTACTGGATATCCCACTTTACCATGGATGGATTGTTGATCCACAGGTTTCAAATTTTTGGCTTATCACTGCAAGAAATTTTCAGTttctaatgtttttattttgggCACTGTGTGTATGATCCGCCGGAGTAAACTCGTGGGATTCAGTCTCGTAGTCCCTAAATGACATATTACCAAAGCATTAGTTAGATGGTGTCTCAAGAGACTGAAAATTTATTTGAGAATTGCATATGGAATGCTTCTCTTTATCACATACATACATCTACATTTTCGATTAATTGTATGATTTAAAAAACCCAATACAAATTTACCGTATGTACAATTCTTACAGTCCCTCTCAAACTAGAAGCATGGATATTAATCATCCCTAGCTTGATACAAAGATAATAGATTATCAGCTCTTACCCCATTTAGAGGACTGTCTCCCCATTGATCCTCACTAGAAATCATTCATTGTTGAATCTTCTTATGAACAAACTTAATATCAACCTCAATATGTTTTGTTTGCTCATAAAAAGATCAGGTTACATGCAATTTGAAGTACAATCTAATTATCACACTACAACCTAGCTTATGAATGTCAAACCCACTTTACTGAGAAATTGATGTATCCATTCTATTTTGCACTGATTTGGTCATAGCTTGCTTTTCTTACTCTGCTCTTGAGCACgaaatcacattttatttcttgcTTTTCCACAAAATCAAATTACCTCAAGAAAAAGACAATATTATGAAGTGGATCTTTGATATTCATTTGACCCTACCCAATCAGCATCTAAGAAACATCCAATCTTATTATGACCATGGTCACTATAAACTATTCCATACCAGGTGCTCCCTTTATGCCTTTAAGTAAATGAAATCAATCTTATTAAGACCATGGTCACTATATGGGATTCCATGCCACACACTCCCTTTAAGTAGCACAGAATATGCTCTACCACCCTCGAGTGATCAAAAGCTAGTAATGACATATAATTTTCTCACCACACTTAAAGGATAAGAAATATCAGGATGTGTCACACTAAGATAGATAAACTTTCCAATCAATCTTCTATATATCTCAAGATCATCTACTTATGTTTTGGATTGTTTCTATGTTTCAGGATATTGAAACTGCTGATGCTATTGGCTCAAAATCATATAACTCTCTCATGAGTGAGCTTGTTTCTTTGGAAACACAAGCTATGGAGTGTGAAGAGAATGAGAATCTAGAAGAAGACAGTGTAGATTTTGTGGCTGCGACAACTGCTGTTCTTGGAATTCCATCTCCTAGTCTTTCAAGAAGCCAATCCTTCACTGATTCACCCCGAAGTATGAAAAAGGGAGATatggaagaagaaggagaagtcTTGAGAGTCTTGAAGTTATCAGAGACTGAAATGCTTAGTTCAGCAATGGCCGGTGTAGCTGTAGATACTGATAGTGAACATATGGGGAAGTCTGAAGTGTTGATATGTTCAGAACCAGTGGGAAATCATGTTTCTGGTGAAACTGTAAAGGATGGGGCATTAATTTCTAATGACAGTGACAATTTTGTACATGATGATGAATTTAAAAGATCTTGTGGAAGTGCAGTTGATGAACCCGGGAATAGTGAACATGTTGATGAAACTCTCTCTTTAGAAGAAGTTCCTTCATCTTCTAGTCACTGTCATGATGAACCCAGGAATAGTGAACATGTTGAAAATAAATTCACTTCCACTTCAGACCAGGATGAACAAAGTAATTGCACAAATGATTGTACAGCTGGAGAATTACCAAGCTTCTTGACTGCTTCTGCAGATTTAGGATCATCAAGTGGCCCAGTACATAACACCTTTAGTCCTGTCCTCAATTCAGGTATTGATGTTAGTGAACCGATGTACGAAGGGGAAGAGTGTATAATGGAATCAGGAACTGCAGTCTGTCAAAATCAAGAGCCCATTTATGAGGGTGAGATGGTTCTTGCCAAACAAGGGGATAGTGGTTGTGTTAATGAGGGTGACTCTATGGAGAGAATATCTATCACACAAGGTTAAGTCTCTGAGTGAATGACAGATTTTTTCTTATTGATTAATTCTTTTTACTGTTTCCATTGAGGATAAAGCTAGAATCTGCCTTGTTGCTTTATGTATTTGTTTTCATGTGCAGTACATTTGCTAATGAATTTATCTACCTTATTGTACTTATTAGGAGAACTAATCAGGAACTTTATGAAGAACAGTGCTAGTCAGTTGACTATTTATGGGTAAGTTTTATGAAATTCTGCTGTGCGGTTCTTTTTGTCTGGCCTTTATGGCTTCCAAAGGATTTGAGTGTTGGTTGTCTTTGCAGCCTATTTTGCTTACTAGATAAAGTGAAGGAACGTGAGCTGTGTGTTTTTTTCAGAAATAATCACTTCAACACTATGTTTAAGGTTAGTATGTTATGATGCCTATATTTTATATGTTTATCTATTGGCAATCATACTGGCATTTCTTAGGAGTTAGGAGTAGCTTACTTTTCTACTTAGTGTTATTTCTCACTTGCGTGGAAAACTCACCGAAGACAAAATATGGTTGGTTAGTCTTTATAGCTAATTTCAATTGGACGAGAATTTACTAAATCCGTGAACCTTTTGAATTAAGATAAGGGATCCCAGGTCATGCATTGACCCTAGCGAGGGGATCATCTAGTGCATGTATTTGCATATACATGAAATCAGACTTCTGACGCTTTAAGTAAGGGAAAAATTTCGATTTTGGGGTCAGTCCCCATTAAATATCACATATTTGACCGgtgcgagttttaagaaattgttttgactttgtgaaagaaagtgggtgaaaaaagttagtagagtgtggaccctacttttatatattagttttataataatcgtgagtagaatgagttagtgaaatgtggggtccacttagtataaatagtaatagtgaaatgagacatttattggagACAGTCCAAATAaggaaatatgagacatttaatggggaCCGGGGGGAGTAATTTAAAAAAGAAGGTTCCATAAAAGGGAACCATTTTTTCTATATTCTATAAATGGAAAATACGCCAATCTCATTGTCATTTTTAAAGTGACgtgtttaaatttaatatttcgtaaaaaaataaagaattcgAACTCAGGCTGAAGCCTATCACACATCACCTAAGACCTTCGACCAAACCACATGGGCAAACTCAACATTCGCGTTTTTTGATGAACTATGTTAAACTTAAATACGCCAATCTCATTTTTTGTATTCTATAAATGGAAAAACGCCAATCAAAATAGTTCCCTTTTATGGAACCTTCTTTCCAAGTTAACCCCAAAATCGAAATTTTCCTGAAGTAAGTGACTAATCAAAGTAGCACTTTATATGAAAATTATATGTTCTTTTTAGAGTTCAATAAGACATCAGAAAAttcctattttaattttttccatttcttttGAGATTTAAAATATGTAGtttctctttttttacttttttccattGGGTTTAGAATAGTACTAACAATTAGTCTTGCTATTTTGGTGTTGGCTTTGAAGCTAATATTTGGTTGTTTGCAGTATGAAGGTGACTTGTATATATTGGCAACAGACCAAGGTTACATAAATCAGCCAGATTTAGTATGGGAAAAACTTAATGAGGTAAGAATCTTGTCTagtgtatattttaatttaattattttacagTTGATGGTCTCATTTCAGTGGATAATATAAAAGCATGTAAGTGATTATCGTGCTTGGCCAATCAAAGTCCCTAAGAAGATAATCTATTGGTGgaataaaattacttctccgcCTTTCTAATTTTGACATCATGGGTGTGATTAGGGAGCACTCTTGATGCAGTTATGGAAATTAGATAACATCTAGGCTGTTTCATGTGTTCTCCAGaatgtattgatattttttacgAGGACATGCTTTAGATATAACTGTCTCAGCTTCAGTAGACAGAATATTGAGTATACTGTTCAGCTTTATGACGTAATTTATGGTACTCATGGGAATATCACAGGTATAACAAGGATTATTATGcagtaattttataaaatgtcaTGAAAGTTTATTTGGCACGCTGGAATCTATATATAAATGTGTGTCCAATTTTAAAAATGGATTTACATGAGAGACTCTGGCTTGCCAAGTCAGAAACCGAATGTTGGAATTTTGATCCAGTGAcatttttgaaaaattgttGAGAGGTTATCAGcagttttatttttcaaatttccaTGGTCATAATATTTTTTCAAAGCTCCCCACAATCAAGGTGTAACTTGACAAATGGTAATATACCTTTTATTAAGTTCAGAGTTTCATGACTGCTCAGCAGTGTGTTAATTCTCTCCATAATAGTAAGCAAATTTTTATTCTGATAATGTTAATATTGGAACTTCCACGATAGATTACAACCAGAGGCTGTTAAGATGAAGTGTAGactcttatatttattttattgtttattcTTTTCTCCCTCTCCCTTTCTCTAATTTAATGTAGTCTCGAGAAATGTATCCAAAAACATACATAAATACACTCTGGCTATTAAATGGGCTTTACTCTTGTATAGAGGACATCATTTGGTTTTCTGGTCTGCTTTTTGAGATTTATATCATGTAATTCTCTCCTTCGACTAGGTGAATGGTGATACTGTGTACGTGATGGGAAACTTTAAGGATTTCAAGATGGATGATCCTTCCAACGTGACCTGGGATGAGCAGAATGCCATGTCCTGTACGGCTGTATGTAGTTCTCGTATTTCTGGTTTATGAAATGTATGACTACTACACTAAGCCACAACTTTGTTTTACAGGACTATATAGCTAGCATTGATTGTGTAGCTCAATCAAATTCCAATATCAAGTAATTTTTCTAACTTTATTGATAGCTAGCTTATTTTGTTCAGTTTACTGATAGGAACAGATGAAATGATTCCGACTGTTATACATCACTAGAAAGATAGTACTCCTAATATTTAGTTAAATCAGTAGTACTTGAGAATCGGATGGTATCTAGTTTGACATGTATTTTCATATCATTTTGGTAGTGTTAAGGTATGTGGGAAGGTGAGATGAAATTGACAAAAAATGCCCCATCAAAAGAGGCCACTACAGTATGTCCCAAGATACTCAATCTATGATACTGAAAACATAGCAATGAAGCCCTATTTACGGATCCACATGCAAATTGGCTTAGCCTACTAACAAAAATCCGACAATAGTAAAAAGAACTTAGTTTATAAATCATAATCTGACTAATTAACTTATGCACCACATGCTATCAATTGCTCCCTCCCTCCGCACTAacagccttgtcctcaaggcgcTAGATGCCGACTGCTCATCAGGTACGTCCATTGCCATGCTCGTATCCTCAAATGGCAGTCTGCATTTAGGTGGGAGAAGATGTCCTTGGCATCTGTCTTGAGGCTGTATGCTAGGATGTCACTGTAGAATTGTGGCCAGTTAAAGGCGGACAGGGAAAAACTGGTGGCAAGGTTTGGTGGTGGGTAGGACAAGGGTGGATGTGTTAGAAGTCGATCAGCAGGGCAGCAAAAATACTGAATGAATATGTTGTACACGGACTATTCAATGGAATGAATAACAGGAAATATATTGCATACCAGATGTTCAATTTTTGACAAACTGAAACAGGAATTTAACAAACTAAATTCAGCAACTTCAGTCCTCCAAAGAGGCCTGCTACAACTCAAGACTTTGACACTCTCTTTCTAACCTCCAGATAGTATTTATTACCAACCATAGACTCGGACTCAACAATGAATCGTAAACTAATCCTACTACACTCTCtttgaaaatataaactaaaataacaTGACATGAGAAACATAAACTAAAGACTATAGACCTGACTCTATGCTGCTGGCATTGACGCAATCTACATCTGATATGATGCATACACATTAGGATATGATGCATACACATTAGGCTGTGTGGCGCGGTCCAGTTTCCGGGCCTCCTTGATTGCCACTGAATATTTATTGATCATCGGATACATCTGGGCACGCAATGACTTCTTCAATCCTGCTAAAAAGTACCCCACACATTCCGCTTCTGAAAATACCTTAAGCCGTGCCATGTTACTTTCGAATGCAGATATATATTGCTCCAGGCTGCCGGTTTGTGTGGTATTCTTAAGAGCCTCATACTCATTGAAGGCAGACACATTGCCAAAACGCACCAATATCTCCTGCGTGAATTGTTGCCAGGTAAGCTGGGGATGTAGACGCAACAACAATAGCATCCATGCAACCGCTGGCCCCGACATGGCTCCCAGGGCATACTTCACCCTGTTTGTCACTGGTATTTCGTGCACCAGAAAAAACTGCTCAGCTTGGATGAGCCACGCCTCGGCATTGAAGCGATCAAAAGTGGGTAAATCTATCTTCTTGAAGCGATCATAAGTGGGTAAATCTATCTTCTTGAATAGCTGTGGCGGTGAAGTTTTATGTTCCCGCAAGTTCTCTCCCCCGGAATCATTGCCGTTGAAAGAAGCTTCACTGATCGACAGCTTTGCCAATATGGCACGAACCTTGACGTCGAGCACTGCCTGGTTTGCTCGAATCTCTGCGATACGGCCCTGCAAATATTCAACATCATTCTCTATCTCTTCCACTTGGTTCTTCAGTGCCGCGCCCATCTCACAAATTGAAAGAGTTAAGGGGGTTTGTGTGAAGAAGAAACGATGAAACTCAAACAAACTTGAAGAAGCTATACAACTTCAAGAGTGCTGTTTCAAAATACTTATAATCTGAAAACCTAGCAACGAAACTACTAATGGTAATGGACCCAAGCCCATGCAAATTAGGTTTAGCCTATTAACAAGACTCCAGCAATTAATTATAACAATAATTAAAAGAAACgtaaataatattctaatatattaCTATATCACATTTATTTCCGACTAATCAGTAACTGCTGCTCCATTACTCAGCACCACTCCATGCAGCAATTAAGATAATTACTGCTGTCATGCCATTACTTAATATAATTTCCTTCTACTTGATGGAATATTCTGAGGTTTTTCTATCTTTAGCCTACATGTATCATCTCATTATTCTATTTCTGATTTCTGATGTTGTTTGAATGACTTTATGCTTTTTATGTTTGGCAGTTCTGATTTGCAATTGGCTATAGCTCTTCAACAACAGGAATTTGAGCAACAACAACCTCAGCGATCAGTACACCCAACTGTTGCTAGTGATTCAGGGCTGGCCACGGATCCTCAGGTAGTTGTTTTGAAGCAATCAATGTGCTGTGGCATTGTTCTCATATTTTCTGGAATTGTTCATCCACTTCTAAATGATAATTCGGTGAAGTTTTGTTGAAATATTAGTTAATTAGTGCTTAACGGTTTGTTAAACGGCTGATAATATTGCACAAGTCAATAGTAACCATAGTTTGCTGATTGAGATTCTTCCCTGTAGCAAGTAGTTTCTTTTATTAGATTTGATTCTGTGATATGGGACAACTATGGGTGGAAAACCATAATGTTAAATGACTATGTAGGCTAGTATAAACTTTCTTAACCAAAAGGGGGTCATATTAACTATTAACTGCCAGAATCATCTGTCTCCCAATCTCTGACTAATGTCCACTGCCCAACTAAAGGATCTGCCTGGTTGATAGTTTGATTTGTATGGAACTTAGCTAAACTCATGACCCTATCCAAAAGATGATTACTTTCAGTTTAGGGTTATTTATGTCTTTTGATTAAGTTTACGGGC
The genomic region above belongs to Salvia splendens isolate huo1 unplaced genomic scaffold, SspV2 ctg1169, whole genome shotgun sequence and contains:
- the LOC121788877 gene encoding ubiquitin carboxyl-terminal hydrolase MINDY-1-like isoform X2, with protein sequence MDSSSTLPPSTSATPPLTSLEEVVYKTKVIEFFDRTAPIILQNNNGPCPLLSICNVLSLKNSLSLSLDTPEVSQDKLLSLVADRLINSNSKIDNKDAGYVKNQQQNITDAIDLLPRLTTGIDVNIKFRRIDDFEFTPECAIFDLLDIPLYHGWIVDPQDIETADAIGSKSYNSLMSELVSLETQAMECEENENLEEDSVDFVAATTAVLGIPSPSLSRSQSFTDSPRSMKKGDMEEEGEVLRVLKLSETEMLSSAMAGVAVDTDSEHMGKSEVLICSEPVGNHVSGETVKDGALISNDSDNFVHDDEFKRSCGSAVDEPGNSEHVDETLSLEEVPSSSSHCHDEPRNSEHVENKFTSTSDQDEQSNCTNDCTAGELPSFLTASADLGSSSGPVHNTFSPVLNSGIDVSEPMYEGEECIMESGTAVCQNQEPIYEGEMVLAKQGDSGCVNEGDSMERISITQGELIRNFMKNSASQLTIYGLFCLLDKVKERELCVFFRNNHFNTMFKYEGDLYILATDQGYINQPDLVWEKLNEVNGDTVYVMGNFKDFKMDDPSNVTWDEQNAMSCTADYIASIDCVAQSNSNINSDLQLAIALQQQEFEQQQPQRSVHPTVASDSGLATDPQGAL
- the LOC121788883 gene encoding protein STAY-GREEN homolog, chloroplastic-like gives rise to the protein MGTMAAALLLPSKSPLTDERNALFLHRTTSRHRKNISIFPVARLFGPAIFEASKLKVLFLGAEKKHPGKHPRTYTLTHSDITSKLTLAISQTINNSQLQGWYNKLQRDEVVAEWKKIKGKMSLHVHCHISGGHFLLDLFSRLRYFIFCKELPVVLKAFVHGDEDLFKNYPELQESLVWVYFHSNIPEFNKVECWGPLRDASSPSHDGDAFFQGNDYGSGFDTLQPCQEDCSCCFPPMSLIPWPQHAQVIDDLAAPSESLDASQTYPSGGSS
- the LOC121788877 gene encoding ubiquitin carboxyl-terminal hydrolase MINDY-1-like isoform X1, translating into MDSSSTLPPSTSATPPLTSLEEVVYKTKVIEFFDRTAPIILQNNNGPCPLLSICNVLSLKNSLSLSLDTPEVSQDKLLSLVADRLINSNSKIDNKDAGYVKNQQQNITDAIDLLPRLTTGIDVNIKFRRIDDFEFTPECAIFDLLDIPLYHGWIVDPQDIETADAIGSKSYNSLMSELVSLETQAMECEENENLEEDSVDFVAATTAVLGIPSPSLSRSQSFTDSPRSMKKGDMEEEGEVLRVLKLSETEMLSSAMAGVAVDTDSEHMGKSEVLICSEPVGNHVSGETVKDGALISNDSDNFVHDDEFKRSCGSAVDEPGNSEHVDETLSLEEVPSSSSHCHDEPRNSEHVENKFTSTSDQDEQSNCTNDCTAGELPSFLTASADLGSSSGPVHNTFSPVLNSGIDVSEPMYEGEECIMESGTAVCQNQEPIYEGEMVLAKQGDSGCVNEGDSMERISITQGELIRNFMKNSASQLTIYGLFCLLDKVKERELCVFFRNNHFNTMFKYEGDLYILATDQGYINQPDLVWEKLNEVNGDTVYVMGNFKDFKMDDPSNVTWDEQNAMSCTADYIASIDCVAQSNSNINSDLQLAIALQQQEFEQQQPQRSVHPTVASDSGLATDPQVSHNSWKHTPSSTKQESKSKEKCAIM
- the LOC121788877 gene encoding uncharacterized protein LOC121788877 isoform X3, which translates into the protein MDSSSTLPPSTSATPPLTSLEEVVYKTKVIEFFDRTAPIILQNNNGPCPLLSICNVLSLKNSLSLSLDTPEVSQDKLLSLVADRLINSNSKIDNKDAGYVKNQQQNITDAIDLLPRLTTGIDVNIKFRRIDDFEFTPECAIFDLLDIPLYHGWIVDPQDIETADAIGSKSYNSLMSELVSLETQAMECEENENLEEDSVDFVAATTAVLGIPSPSLSRSQSFTDSPRSMKKGDMEEEGEVLRVLKLSETEMLSSAMAGVAVDTDSEHMGKSEVLICSEPVGNHVSGETVKDGALISNDSDNFVHDDEFKRSCGSAVDEPGNSEHVDETLSLEEVPSSSSHCHDEPRNSEHVENKFTSTSDQDEQSNCTNDCTAGELPSFLTASADLGSSSGPVHNTFSPVLNSGIDVSEPMYEGEECIMESGTAVCQNQEPIYEGEMVLAKQGDSGCVNEGDSMERISITQGELIRNFMKNSASQLTIYGLFCLLDKVKERELCVFFRNNHFNTMFKYEGDLYILATDQGYINQPDLVWEKLNEVNGDTVYVMGNFKDFKMDDPSNVTWDEQNAMSCTAVCSSRISGL
- the LOC121788877 gene encoding uncharacterized protein LOC121788877 isoform X4; the protein is MDSSSTLPPSTSATPPLTSLEEVVYKTKVIEFFDRTAPIILQNNNGPCPLLSICNVLSLKNSLSLSLDTPEVSQDKLLSLVADRLINSNSKIDNKDAGYVKNQQQNITDAIDLLPRLTTGIDVNIKFRRIDDFEFTPECAIFDLLDIPLYHGWIVDPQDIETADAIGSKSYNSLMSELVSLETQAMECEENENLEEDSVDFVAATTAVLGIPSPSLSRSQSFTDSPRSMKKGDMEEEGEVLRVLKLSETEMLSSAMAGVAVDTDSEHMGKSEVLICSEPVGNHVSGETVKDGALISNDSDNFVHDDEFKRSCGSAVDEPGNSEHVDETLSLEEVPSSSSHCHDEPRNSEHVENKFTSTSDQDEQSNCTNDCTAGELPSFLTASADLGSSSGPVHNTFSPVLNSGIDVSEPMYEGEECIMESGTAVCQNQEPIYEGEMVLAKQGDSGCVNEGDSMERISITQGELIRNFMKNSASQLTIYGLFCLLDKVKERELCVFFRNNHFNTMFKYEGDLYILATDQGYINQPDLVWEKLNEVNGDTVYVMGNFKDFKMDDPSNVTWDEQNAMS